The following proteins are encoded in a genomic region of Ornithinibacillus sp. 4-3:
- a CDS encoding bile acid:sodium symporter family protein, with protein sequence MLNQLNRKLQMLMPILTPLSLVIGVLLQDIGNQLLFLIPWIFAFMTFSSSLGMSAKDAKSFSTYPKTILFFIAFLHILMPLWAYFLASNIFNDHLLTIGFIISVAIPTGITSVIWVSICRGNLPLCLSIVLIDTLIAPFILPVLLKVAAGTNIALDTTSLFLNLLWMIVLPSILGVLLNEYSKGKIQATLAPKLAPFSKLGIFAVVMINSSAVAPYIEKITWELVGVIALVLFISISGYFIALLLGHLLWRDPTIVITFVFVGGMRNIAVGVVIATSFFPPKVAMPVVFGMLFQQVLASILSRVVDKYQRRVNLRLKATSI encoded by the coding sequence GTGCTAAATCAACTGAACCGAAAACTACAAATGCTTATGCCTATTTTAACTCCTCTTAGCCTTGTTATTGGGGTGTTATTACAAGATATAGGCAATCAACTTTTGTTTCTAATTCCATGGATTTTTGCATTCATGACCTTTTCTAGTAGCTTAGGTATGAGTGCTAAAGATGCAAAAAGCTTTTCAACGTATCCGAAAACAATCTTATTTTTCATTGCATTTTTACATATTTTGATGCCATTATGGGCTTATTTTTTAGCAAGTAATATCTTTAATGACCATTTATTAACAATTGGCTTCATTATTTCTGTAGCGATACCTACTGGAATTACAAGTGTTATTTGGGTGAGTATTTGTCGAGGTAATCTACCCCTATGTTTGTCCATCGTATTAATTGATACTTTAATTGCACCTTTTATTTTACCTGTACTGTTAAAGGTCGCTGCTGGTACAAATATTGCGTTAGATACAACCTCCCTTTTCTTAAACCTATTATGGATGATTGTACTTCCCTCCATTTTAGGGGTACTTTTAAATGAATATTCAAAAGGAAAAATCCAAGCAACACTTGCCCCAAAGCTAGCTCCTTTCTCAAAGCTTGGTATTTTTGCTGTCGTGATGATCAATAGTAGCGCTGTTGCACCATACATAGAAAAAATCACTTGGGAACTAGTAGGAGTAATCGCTTTAGTATTATTTATCTCCATCTCAGGTTATTTTATTGCATTACTACTTGGACATCTTTTATGGCGTGACCCAACAATCGTTATAACCTTTGTTTTTGTTGGTGGAATGCGAAATATTGCAGTGGGAGTTGTTATTGCTACTTCCTTTTTCCCACCTAAAGTTGCAATGCCTGTTGTGTTCGGCATGCTCTTCCAGCAAGTATTAGCTTCGATATTATCCCGCGTCGTGGATAAATATCAACGAAGAGTTAACCTTAGATTAAAAGCAACATCCATTTAA
- a CDS encoding multi antimicrobial extrusion protein MatE: MFIVRLPELTYKKLSAFFIPLGVSASLTSITHVIINGTLSRGENAAFIIACYAVAMGVFGIVERPMLVFRQVTSALVKNHRDFKLVSIFFIYVIVVALAGCTILGYTPVGSWIYINIFNATPDMVNEINIAFRVITWVVFFSGLRGIYQGILINQLATNWVSYGVIARLIGMFLAAYIFVQIGWITGATGSLIFLIGMFIEAVFSVYKAEAILRKKLAVPNPEDRPLQKAEISRFYFPLLSYFVMQSLLVPLIYVFLAKSEHIEMSIASFALAFSIVNLILSFFMYTHQLVLQFYNDHRRKIIIFVIFISIIPTLLLVILCYTPVGMGFMTNVMGADEVLSRETLLVLQFFIIKTLVFPWVDFLNGFLMLKRQTGKMLFAQIGNLIVVMICLFIFIRLFPQWNGVNGAISASIGEMAGFIIVSYIIYRMTDRYFERKRQRLNAKAKRR, translated from the coding sequence TTGTTCATCGTGCGATTGCCAGAGCTTACGTATAAAAAACTTAGTGCTTTTTTTATTCCGCTGGGGGTTTCAGCTAGTTTAACATCTATTACTCACGTGATTATTAATGGAACATTGAGTCGTGGGGAGAATGCGGCCTTTATTATTGCATGTTATGCCGTAGCAATGGGTGTCTTTGGGATTGTTGAACGTCCCATGCTTGTATTCAGACAGGTTACATCTGCTTTAGTAAAAAACCATAGAGACTTTAAATTAGTCAGCATCTTCTTTATTTATGTGATAGTCGTTGCATTGGCCGGTTGTACCATATTAGGATACACCCCTGTTGGATCATGGATTTACATTAATATATTTAATGCAACACCTGATATGGTTAATGAAATCAATATCGCCTTTCGTGTCATTACTTGGGTCGTATTTTTCTCTGGATTACGTGGTATTTATCAAGGTATTCTTATTAATCAACTAGCTACAAATTGGGTATCCTACGGGGTAATTGCTCGACTTATAGGGATGTTTTTAGCTGCGTATATTTTTGTTCAAATAGGCTGGATTACAGGCGCTACAGGCTCACTTATTTTCCTAATTGGAATGTTCATTGAAGCAGTATTTAGTGTATACAAAGCAGAAGCTATCCTACGAAAAAAACTCGCCGTGCCAAATCCAGAGGACCGTCCTCTACAAAAGGCGGAGATATCACGTTTTTATTTCCCATTATTATCTTATTTCGTAATGCAGTCATTACTGGTTCCATTAATTTATGTGTTTCTGGCAAAATCAGAACATATTGAGATGAGCATTGCTTCATTTGCCCTTGCATTTAGTATTGTTAACTTAATTTTGAGCTTCTTTATGTATACACATCAGCTTGTACTACAGTTTTATAATGATCATAGAAGAAAAATAATTATTTTCGTTATTTTTATTAGTATTATTCCAACATTATTATTAGTTATTTTATGCTATACGCCTGTTGGAATGGGATTTATGACCAATGTCATGGGTGCTGACGAGGTGTTATCGCGCGAAACATTATTGGTATTGCAATTTTTCATTATTAAGACATTAGTATTTCCTTGGGTAGACTTTTTAAATGGTTTTCTAATGCTGAAACGTCAAACAGGCAAGATGCTGTTTGCTCAAATTGGTAATCTAATTGTCGTGATGATCTGCTTATTCATCTTTATCCGTCTCTTCCCACAATGGAATGGGGTAAATGGCGCAATTTCCGCATCTATTGGAGAAATGGCTGGATTTATAATCGTAAGTTATATCATCTACCGCATGACAGATCGTTATTTTGAACGTAAACGCCAAAGATTAAATGCAAAAGCGAAAAGACGATAA